The proteins below come from a single Mesobacillus jeotgali genomic window:
- a CDS encoding ABC transporter permease: protein MRKILSIAILHLKSLFKSPSAIVMMFIMPIMFSLIFGGIGSEGSSRDKPVVLMAAKDDESNSRILELLSSNGQYTWRNAEEKQARESVENQEAIAAVIIAESALESHDSGKPLFQMVVQRKTQEYLALKSYVEGVGRTVIQTIEMSPEQDALAFKAILEKAAAREPLEISSEVIHKEESKTGSVGMLAIGFTIMFMMFGISGAASTILDEKIGGTWQRLLTSPTTKVQVMTGYLFSYFLMGAIQLIVLMIVMYLIYGSMWGNLFYFVPFAALVIITIVGFGLMMASIVKSRQQASALSAVLIVSTCMLGGVYWPIEIVPEFMQQIAKVVPQSWMITGFREIVSGSLYLPALRNSTLVLLVFSLLFFTIGLRKMKYD from the coding sequence ATGCGTAAAATTTTATCCATTGCCATTTTACATCTGAAATCATTGTTCAAATCACCTTCAGCGATTGTGATGATGTTCATCATGCCAATTATGTTCAGTCTTATTTTTGGAGGAATTGGCTCAGAAGGGTCTTCACGGGATAAACCGGTTGTGCTGATGGCAGCAAAAGATGATGAATCAAACAGCAGGATTCTCGAGTTACTGTCATCAAATGGCCAGTATACCTGGAGAAATGCGGAGGAAAAGCAAGCCAGAGAATCGGTCGAAAATCAAGAGGCTATTGCAGCGGTGATAATCGCTGAATCGGCATTAGAGAGCCATGATTCCGGTAAGCCTCTTTTTCAAATGGTTGTCCAAAGGAAAACCCAGGAGTATCTTGCATTAAAAAGTTATGTTGAAGGTGTTGGGAGGACTGTTATTCAAACCATTGAAATGTCCCCTGAACAAGATGCATTGGCCTTCAAAGCTATACTAGAAAAAGCAGCAGCGCGAGAACCATTGGAAATCAGCAGTGAAGTCATTCATAAAGAAGAATCAAAGACTGGTTCAGTCGGCATGCTGGCGATCGGCTTTACGATTATGTTCATGATGTTTGGCATATCAGGAGCAGCCTCCACCATTCTTGATGAAAAAATTGGCGGCACATGGCAGCGCCTGCTCACGTCACCAACAACGAAAGTCCAGGTAATGACAGGCTATCTATTTTCATATTTCTTGATGGGGGCAATCCAGTTAATCGTCCTCATGATTGTCATGTACTTAATTTATGGTTCAATGTGGGGCAATTTGTTTTATTTCGTACCATTTGCAGCACTCGTCATCATCACGATTGTCGGCTTTGGCCTGATGATGGCCAGCATCGTAAAATCGAGACAGCAGGCTAGTGCGCTGAGCGCTGTGTTGATTGTCAGTACATGCATGCTCGGAGGTGTTTACTGGCCAATAGAGATTGTGCCGGAATTCATGCAGCAAATAGCCAAGGTAGTGCCCCAAAGTTGGATGATCACAGGATTCCGTGAAATCGTCAGTGGAAGCCTTTATCTCCCTGCACTCCGGAATTCAACACTGGTATTACTAGTATTCAGCTTACTATTTTTTACAATTGGGTTGAGGAAGATGAAATATGATTAA